A window of Ruminiclostridium herbifermentans genomic DNA:
TTAATATTAATTATTAGTATCAAAATTAATTATTTATTTGCTATATAACTATTTTACCAGCTTTCATTTGAATAATAAAAGTAAATCATGAGTAAAAATGAATTATGTTATTAAATGTCATTCTTGAAGTATGTTTTACAAGTGGTAAAATGAATTCATAAAATTGAGTTGATACATATATGAATTATTCGTGCACTATGAATTTAGAATATAGACAGGAGGAGGTTCAATTTATATGGATAAGGCTAATGTTGTTGTATCAAAAGCTCAAACATTTATTCCTCAAAAGAAAGGGTTTATGTACTACTTAAAAAGGGATAAATATTTATATCTCCTTTTAATATTTCCTGTTGCATACTTTGTTATATTCAAGTATTTGCCAATGTATGGGGTAGTTATTGCTTTTAAAGAATACAATATATTTTTACCAGTATGGGAAAGCCCTTGGATTGGTTTTGATGCTTTCAAAGAAGTTTTTAGAACCAATGATTTTTGGAGAGCATTGAGAAATACTTTTATGCTCAATGGTCTAGACCTGCTTTTGGGATTCCCTGCACCTATAATTCTTGCAATAATTATTAATGAATTAAGGTCAAAGTGGTTTAAGAGAGTTTCTCAAACAATGCTGTACCTTCCCCATTTCTTATCATGGGTAATAATAGGAGGAATGGTACTTCAAATATTCGCACCCAACTTTGGTTTGATAGATAATATAGTTAAGTCATTAGGATTTGAATCAATTCCTTTCTTAACAGAGAAGTGGCCTTGGGTAGCTACCTATACAGCAGTTGGAATATGGCAAAATGCTGGATGGGGAATGATAATATATCTTGCAGCTATTGCTGGTATAAACTCAGAATTATATGAGGCTGCTGAAGTGGATGGGGCTGGTAGGTTGCGAAGAATTTGGAATATTACTCTTCCTTGTATAAGAGGTACTATAATTATCTTATTCATATTAAACATAGGCAGAATATCCATGATAGGCTTTGATCGTCCGTTTATTCTTGGAAATGCTTCAGTTAAGGATTTTTCTGATGTAATTAGTACATATGTTTATAGAGTTGGTCTGCAATCATCAAGATATAATATAGCTACTGCTGTTGGACTATTCCAGTCGCTTGTTGGGTTAGTATTTTTGACAGTTTCAAACTATATAACCAATAAAAGCGGTGAAGAAGGTATCTGGTAAAAGAAAGGGGGATCTTTATGGGGGCCAAAGTTAGTAACAAAATTTTTGATTTCTTTATTATTTTAATAACTAGTATTTCTGCTCTTTTATGTTTGCTGCCTTTAGTAAACGTATTAGCTACATCATTGAGTTCTACTTCGGCGATTCTGGCTTCTAAGGTTTATTTTCTGCCAGTAGAAACTACATTTGAGTCGTATAAAGCTCTGTTAAGAGATAATTCTATGATATGGTCACTTGTATTTACAACTTTATTAACAGTGGGATACACTGCACTTGCTATGCTACTAACTATATGTGCTGCATATCCGCTTACTAAAAAGAGATTAAAGGGAAGAAATGCCATTTTGTTAATGATTATCTTTACAATGTATTTTAGTGGTGGAATAATTCCTGAGTATATCCTTGCAAAAAATTTAAACATAATAAACACAGTATGGAGTTTAGTTCTGCCTGGAGCAATAAGTGCTTATAACTTAATTGTTTTAAAATCTTTCTTTACTTCATTACCAGATAGCCTTGAAGAGTCTGCTATTCTTGATGGCTGTAATGATATAGGTGTTCTTTTTAGGATTGTATTGCCTTTGTCTAAGCCAGTACTTGCAACATTAAGCCTTTTCTATGCAGTAGGTAAATGGAATAGCTTTATGGATGCGTTGTTTTACATAACAGATTCTAAATTATATCCTTTACAATTGAAGCTATATCAGATTATTGTAAATAGCCAAGGAATTGATGCTTCAATAGGTGAAAATAATATGTCTCAAAATGTACTGCCTGAAAGTCTCGAAGCTGCTTGTGTTATTTTTGCTACAGTGCCCATTATTCTAGTGTATCCATGGCTTCAGAAGTACTTTGTTACCGGTATAATGGTGGGTTCTGTAAAGGGATAATGATGTGGTATAAAATTTTTGGCTATATGCCAATTATTTATAAAAAATAGAATTTTTGGAGGAGATTTTGATGAAAAATGCAAAAATTAGAATTGCTAGTTGTGCACTTTTACTTTCCATTGGATTGTCAACATTAGTTGGCTGTGGTGGCGGTTCATCAGAACAAGCTAGTACAAGTGGAAGTTCTCCAGATTCTGCTAAGAAAGCAGATCCTGTAGAACTCACAGTCGAAGTTTTTGACAGAGCAACACCTGGATATCAAGCAGATAATAATTTCCAAACAAAATGGATCCAGGATAATTTTGGTACACCAAACAACATTAATATGAAATTCATTCCTATTCTTAGGACACAGGAAGTTGAAAAGCTGAACGTACTTATGGCTGCAAACCAGGCTCCTGACATCTGTTTTACTTACAATGACGGTGTAATATACAACTATGTTAAGAGTGGTGGTCTTACAGATTTAGGACCAATATTAGATGAGTATGGTACAAACCTGAAAAAATACCTTGGTGATGAATTACTTAGCTATGGTAAGTTTGATGGAAAACAATTAGCAGTTCCTGCTAAAAGAGTTATTGAGGGTTGTTTCGCAGCATACATACGTAAAGACTGGCTAGATAAAGTAGGTTTGCCTGTACCTAAGACTACTGAAGAGTGGTACACTGCTATGAAAGCTTTTGCAGATAAAGATCCAGGCGGATTGGGTGACAAGAATATACCTTTTGCTATTTGGGCTGACCCTAACAATATTAACTGGACATCATCAATGCTATTAGAGTCATTTAAAGAGAAAATCACTGAAGAACAGAGAATGACATTGCCAAACTGGGTAGTTCCTGGCTTTAAAGAGGGAATGAGATTCATGAACAAGCTTTATAGCGAAGGTATCATAAGCCCTCAGTTTACTTTAGATAAAGATGGAAAGCAGATGGAAAAAGATATTGCACAAGGAAGAGTAGGATTTATCATTAACTCATATGATTTCCCATTAAGACCTGTTCCTGGTGTATTAACAGAGTTACAGAAGAACATTCCAGGTGCAGATTTCATAGAATGTGATCCATTTACAAACTATGAAGGAAAACATCCAAAAATGAAGTATAATCCAAATGGATTATATATAGTAGTTCCAAAGTCAAGCAAACGTGCTGTAGAAGCTATTAAGTACCTTGAGTGGATGTCTGATCCTGAAGTTCTAAAATTCTTACAGAATGGTATTAAGGGTGAACAGTATACTGATGAACAAGATGGTATTCCACTAAACTTCTTTACAAACGATCAGCTACCTGATGATAAGAAAGCTAACTTTACAGATTTATCAATCATTGTTAACGGTAAAGAATTTGGTGACCAAGAAAGGAATATTAAATCAGCTTCTTATGGATACCCTGGATTTGAGGACCGTTTCCAGAAGGCTTATGAGATTTCTTTGACAGATGCAAACTATATGCCACACTTTGATTCAGTTATTGAATCTCAAGCTAAGTATTCAAAAACATTAGCTGACAAGGATGTAGAAATATTCGTTAAATCTATTACTTGTAAGCCAGCAGACTTTGATAAGACATACGATTCACTTGTTGCTGATTATATGAAAGCAGGCGGACAGGAAATAGTTGATGAGAAGTTAAATATACTTAAATCAGCTAAATAATTAAGTGATATTATAAAATAGGGCACCTATAATTTGCTGTTGCAGGGCTAATAATCAGTTAGTCTGCAACAGCTTCTTTTTACTACAATATAAGTTGCTGCCAACAATTATAAGAATTCTGAAAAGCTGTTTAAAGCTATGAACTGTAGCATGTACAGCATATAAGCGGAAATAAAATTCGGTTATTATTATTGCATGAGGGCATATCTGATTCAATCTCTTGTAAATGGATATACCTGCAACTATAATTAAATTTATAGAATAATGAAAAGTAATCCTATAGCATTAATGCAGTATTTAAATATCAATCAAAGTAATACTGTTATATTCAAATATAATTTTGGAGATTAATAAGTATGGAACTTATTCTAACAGCAAGAAGTAAATCTCAAGAAACTACGGATTATCTCTCATTGGACAAACAGGGCTTAAAAGCATCTATAAAAATTGCAGAAGGAAATGGGAGTCCGGAAAAACCCTTTGAAGCACAAATAAAAATTTCAAACTCAAATATATCAAAATGGTGCGGTGTTATACATATAGAACTTTCATTTAATAAAATTAACCCACGCTTTTTCTTACCGGCATTTATGTATGGCAGAAACCGCGGTGAGGCACCACAGAATGTTCCTAGAGAATTTCCGAGGTTGAGAGATGGCAATCCATCCCGCCCTTCTTCACCATGGTGGATGATGAGAAGTGACCGTTTGTCTCATCCAGTGGCATTGGTATATGATTCTGGTAAAGTTTTCGGACTTAGTGCAAGCCCTTATTTTACATGTAAAGATGGGATAAAGCGGCAATGGGTTCCTGAAAATGAAGAAACATTCTATCAATATGGGGGGTACTCTTGTTCGCTGGCAAAGGGTACTGTAGGGTATACACTTGGTTATGAAAATGCACCTCTTATGTTTGTAACTTCTAGTAATGTAAAAGAAAGAGAGCCCCTTCTAGACAATTGCTTTGAATTAGAACCGGGGGAAACAGTAGAGTTTTCAATGGACTTATACCAATACAATGCTAAATCAGAACTAGATATAAATGCAGCAATAGAGCATGTATATTATAAATATCATCAAAAGCCAAGAAAGGTTAGCGATAGCAAGACAGCGGTGGCAGATTTAGCAAAGGCTGTCTATGAGGATGCTTGGCTGCCAGAAGAACTAAGCTATGTTGGTCAGGTTTTTGAGGATAATTGTTGTGAAGGCTACAGACACAACAAAATAATTTCCTTAAGCTGGACAAATGGCATGTCTGTGGCAACACCAATGCTTATGTCTGCATTGCGGCTTGAGGATGAGTCCATGCGTCAACAGGCACTTTCCTGTATAACAAATATAATTGAGAATTCATTAAACCCTGCCTCGGGCTTGCCATATGATGCATGTGAAGACGGGAAATGGAGTATTAACGGCTGGTGGTTTGATATGGTGACTACATCAGGGCACAGTTCTTACATTTGCGGGCAGGCTCTTTTTTATATATTGAAAGCATATGAATATGAAAAGAAGATAAAAAACTGCATACATGATGATTGGATACTATATGTAAATAAGGTGCTTGAGAAGCTTGAAGCTTCAATAAATCCAGATGGTGAGTATCCATATATATTATCTGCAAAAAATGGTATTGGCATTGAATATGATTCCTTTAGCGGTGCATGGTGCATGGCTGCTCTTGCGTACTATAGCTGGCTTACCAAGGACAGAACGCATTTGGACAGCTTAAAGAAGAGCGAAAAGCATTATTACGAAGAATACATCTGTCATATGGAATGCTACGGTGCGCCGCTAGATACTAATAAGGCAGTGGAT
This region includes:
- a CDS encoding ABC transporter permease codes for the protein MDKANVVVSKAQTFIPQKKGFMYYLKRDKYLYLLLIFPVAYFVIFKYLPMYGVVIAFKEYNIFLPVWESPWIGFDAFKEVFRTNDFWRALRNTFMLNGLDLLLGFPAPIILAIIINELRSKWFKRVSQTMLYLPHFLSWVIIGGMVLQIFAPNFGLIDNIVKSLGFESIPFLTEKWPWVATYTAVGIWQNAGWGMIIYLAAIAGINSELYEAAEVDGAGRLRRIWNITLPCIRGTIIILFILNIGRISMIGFDRPFILGNASVKDFSDVISTYVYRVGLQSSRYNIATAVGLFQSLVGLVFLTVSNYITNKSGEEGIW
- a CDS encoding carbohydrate ABC transporter permease; this translates as MGAKVSNKIFDFFIILITSISALLCLLPLVNVLATSLSSTSAILASKVYFLPVETTFESYKALLRDNSMIWSLVFTTLLTVGYTALAMLLTICAAYPLTKKRLKGRNAILLMIIFTMYFSGGIIPEYILAKNLNIINTVWSLVLPGAISAYNLIVLKSFFTSLPDSLEESAILDGCNDIGVLFRIVLPLSKPVLATLSLFYAVGKWNSFMDALFYITDSKLYPLQLKLYQIIVNSQGIDASIGENNMSQNVLPESLEAACVIFATVPIILVYPWLQKYFVTGIMVGSVKG
- a CDS encoding extracellular solute-binding protein, which translates into the protein MKNAKIRIASCALLLSIGLSTLVGCGGGSSEQASTSGSSPDSAKKADPVELTVEVFDRATPGYQADNNFQTKWIQDNFGTPNNINMKFIPILRTQEVEKLNVLMAANQAPDICFTYNDGVIYNYVKSGGLTDLGPILDEYGTNLKKYLGDELLSYGKFDGKQLAVPAKRVIEGCFAAYIRKDWLDKVGLPVPKTTEEWYTAMKAFADKDPGGLGDKNIPFAIWADPNNINWTSSMLLESFKEKITEEQRMTLPNWVVPGFKEGMRFMNKLYSEGIISPQFTLDKDGKQMEKDIAQGRVGFIINSYDFPLRPVPGVLTELQKNIPGADFIECDPFTNYEGKHPKMKYNPNGLYIVVPKSSKRAVEAIKYLEWMSDPEVLKFLQNGIKGEQYTDEQDGIPLNFFTNDQLPDDKKANFTDLSIIVNGKEFGDQERNIKSASYGYPGFEDRFQKAYEISLTDANYMPHFDSVIESQAKYSKTLADKDVEIFVKSITCKPADFDKTYDSLVADYMKAGGQEIVDEKLNILKSAK